A genomic region of Alnus glutinosa chromosome 11, dhAlnGlut1.1, whole genome shotgun sequence contains the following coding sequences:
- the LOC133881874 gene encoding gallate 1-beta-glucosyltransferase-like, with protein sequence MDSVAPTHVLLVSFPAQGHINPLLRLGKRLAAKGLLVTFSTTESIGKEMRKANNTTDDQAIPVGEGFLRFEFFQDGWEMDDPRRKDLEGYLRQLELAGKDALHQIIKKHAHKDHPVSCLINNAFIPWVCDVAIELGIPNAVLWVQSCAAFSAYYHYHHNLVPFPSESQPMIDVQLPSLPLLRYDEVPDFLHPSSPFQFLGRIAIDQFKNFSKPFCILMDTFQELEHEIIDYMSKLCVIKPVGPLFINPKAPNTSVRGDILKADDCIEWLNSKPPASVAYISFGSLAYVEQEQVDEIAYGLLNSGISFLWVMKPPGKHTDFKFHVLPDGFLEKVGNRGKVIQWSPQEEVLAHPSVACFVTHCGWNSSMEAVTLGVPVLTFPQWGDQVTNAKFLVDVFGVGVRLSRGQAENRLILRDEVEKCLLEATVSPKAVELKHHALKWKTAAGEAVAEGGSSDQNIQFFVDEIKRRCVAVTSTSITSF encoded by the coding sequence atggattCTGTAGCTCCGACTCATGTGCTCCTTGTATCCTTTCCAGCCCAAGGGCACATTAACCCTTTGCTCAGACTAGGAAAGAGACTTGCTGCTAAGGGCCTGCTTGTCACCTTCTCTACAACCGAAAGCATTGGCAAAGAAATGCGAAAAGCCAACAACACCACTGATGACCAAGCCATTCCAGTGGGAGAGGGTTTTTTAAGGTTTGAATTTTTCCAAGATGGTTGGGAAATGGATGACCCTAGACGAAAAGACCTGGAAGGCTACTTGCGTCAGCTTGAGCTTGCTGGAAAGGACGCACTTCACCAAATAATCAAGAAACACGCCCACAAGGATCATCCAGTTTCATGTCTTATAAACAACGCCTTTATCCCATGGGTTTGTGATGTAGCCATTGAACTTGGCATCCCTAATGCCGTCCTCTGGGTTCAGTCTTGTGCAGCCTTTTCGGCTTATTATCACTATCACCATAACCTGGTGCCTTTCCCATCTGAATCGCAGCCCATGATTGATGTTCAACTGCCCTCCTTGCCTCTTTTAAGGTACGATGAAGTCCCTGACTTCTTGCACCCTTCTAGTCCATTTCAGTTTTTAGGGAGGATCGCCATAGACCAGTTCAAGAACTTTTCAAAACCATTTTGCATATTGATGGACACGTTCCAGGAGCTCGAGCACGAGATCATTGACTACATGTCAAAGCTCTGCGTGATCAAGCCGGTCGGCCCCTTGTTCATAAACCCAAAAGCACCAAACACAAGTGTTCGAGGCGACATCTTGAAAGCCGATGATTGCATCGAGTGGCTCAACTCGAAGCCCCCAGCATCCGTCGCATACATCTCCTTTGGCAGTCTTGCCTATGTCGAACAAGAACAAGTGGATGAGATCGCTTACGGGCTCTTAAATTCTGGGATCTCGTTTTTATGGGTAATGAAACCACCTGGTAAACATACCGATTTCAAGTTTCATGTTCTACCCGATGGTTTCCTGGAAAAGGTTGGGAATAGAGGCAAGGTGATACAGTGGAGTCCACAAGAAGAGGTATTAGCTCACCCTTCAGTTGCGTGTTTCGTAACCCACTGTGGCTGGAACTCGTCCATGGAAGCCGTCACCTTAGGCGTGCCAGTATTGACGTTTCCTCAATGGGGTGATCAGGTTACTAATGCAAAGTTCTTGGTGGATGTGTTTGGAGTGGGGGTGAGATTATCCCGTGGCCAGGCCGAAAACAGATTGATCTTGAGAGATGAGGTTGAGAAATGCTTACTGGAGGCAACGGTGAGCCCGAAGGCAGTAGAACTGAAGCATCATGCATTGAAATGGAAGACGGCAGCTGGGGAGGCGGTGGCAGAGGGTGGCTCCTCCGACCAgaatattcaattttttgttgACGAGATTAAGAGGAGATGTGTTGCTGTGACTTCCACGTCAATCACAAGCTTTTGA